Proteins from a genomic interval of Antedon mediterranea chromosome 5, ecAntMedi1.1, whole genome shotgun sequence:
- the LOC140049792 gene encoding uncharacterized protein, with amino-acid sequence MLECFVKTSKKTRFLMEQFPDFEYVEIWEHEWKRIKQSLASNIKSIVSKVPFIRQTLNPRDAFFGGRTNASCLFYKVKPGEEINYIDYTSLYPYVNKYGTYPVGHPEINDRNDMSTDINDYFGLIKCTIEAPKKLFHPVLPYRSNGKLMFALCRTCADSQQQTACNHSGTDREFTGSWATIEVAKAVEVGYEIRKVHVVWHFKNKSAYSADSPSSGLFASYINTFLKLKQEASGWPEWCKTSEDKQKYILDYRTVEGIDLNHDDIAYNPGLRSLAKLMLNSFWGKFGQRENLTRIKYTQDPNEVYDILSSPGITVHDINFVNDDLAEVKYEDEEQFVEVNRKVNVVIAAFTTALTRLKLYELLEQLQDRVLYYDTDSVIFVSKPGDWDPPLGDYLGQLTTEVDPKDGKFIESFVSGGLQNYAYKLDTGKTVCKVKGFTLNFTNAQKINFDTVSNMVRGVGPDTIKTVEKNRITRKPKTRKIVNETSTKDYRIVYDKRIIIENYRTVPYGYVW; translated from the coding sequence ATGTTGGAATGCTTTGTCAAGACAAGCAAGAAAACACGGTTTCTGATGGAACAATTTCCAGATTTCGAATACGTCGAAATTTGGGAACACGAATGGAAACGGATCAAACAATCGTTGGCCTCAAACATTAAATCTATCGTCTCCAAAGTTCCTTTCATTAGGCAAACTTTGAATCCAAGAGACGCGTTTTTCGGTGGGAGGACTAATGCCAGTTGTTTGTTCTATAAAGTAAAACCGGGTGAAGAAATTAATTACATCGATTATACTTCCTTGTAcccttatgtaaataaatacggtacctACCCCGTAGGGCATCCTGAAATCAATGATCGCAACGATATGTCCACAGATATCAACGATTATTTCGGCTTGATAAAGTGTACAATCGAAGCGCCTAAAAAATTATTCCATCCGGTCTTACCTTATAGATCAAACGGTAAATTAATGTTTGCTCTCTGTAGAACATGCGCCGATTCTCAACAACAAACCGCTTGCAATCATTCCGGTACAGATAGAGAATTTACGGGTTCTTGGGCAACGATCGAGGTCGCTAAAGCCGTGGAAGTTGGGTACGAGATACGTAAAGTTCACGTAGTATggcactttaaaaataaaagcgcGTACTCTGCAGATTCTCCCTCGTCCGGTCTATTTGCCTCTTACATTAACACgtttttgaaattgaaacaagaaGCTTCGGGTTGGCCtgaatggtgtaaaacgtccgaagataaacaaaaatacattttggaCTATCGAACCGTAGAAGGTATCGACTTGAATCATGACGACATTGCGTACAATCCTGGGCTTCGATCTCTGGCCAAATTAATGCTAAATAGTTTTTGGGGTAAATTTGGTCAGCGTGAAAATCTCACaagaattaaatatacgcaagaTCCTAACGAGGTTTACGATATTTTATCGAGCCCTGGGATAACCGTTCATGacataaattttgttaatgatgATCTGGCGGAGGTAAAATACGAGGACGAGGAACAATTTGTTGAAGTTAACCGAAAGGTTAACGTTGTCATTGCCGCATTTACCACAGCGTTAACGCGTTTAAAATTGTACGAGCTGTTGGAGCAATTACAGGACCGCGTCCTGTATTACGATACTGACAGCGTAATCTTCGTATCAAAACCCGGGGATTGGGACCCTCCCCTGGGCGACTATTTGGGTCAGTTAACGACTGAGGTCGATCCTAAAGATGGTAAATTCATCGAGTCCTTCGTTTCTGGAGGGCTTCAGAACTACGCCTATAAATTGGATACGGGGAAGACCGTTTGTAAAGTTAAGGGTTTTACCCTTAACTTTACAAACGCtcagaaaattaattttgacacCGTCTCCAATATGGTAAGGGGTGTTGGTCCCGATACAATTAAGACGGTTGAGAAGAATCGCATAACGCGCAAGCCTAAAACACGCAAGATAGTCAACGAAACATCGACTAAAGACTATCGAATCGTGTACGACAAAAGAATTATTATCGAAAATTATCGCACAGTTCCTTACGGGTATGTTTGGTGA